One genomic region from Thermomicrobium sp. 4228-Ro encodes:
- a CDS encoding ABC transporter substrate-binding protein, with protein MQKKQRVTRREMLRFAAGGAVAVATSGLLLACGGGSRETPVPSGATPASSPVAQGSPAGAGKTTIVVGLQAEPVTLDPHQVTDYNTGRAVDPMFERLVRFKDESTELEPGLAERWDISDDGLTYRFSLRQGVTFHDGTPFDADAVAFSILRQIDPNHPYHDTGEFAYAEFTFGKVQSVKAVDPQTVEIVLKEPYAPFLSNVAIHAASIVSPAAVQKYGRDFSKNPVGTGPFRFVEWKPGVEVILERNPNWWGGQPQVERLIFRPIIEDRARLTEFEAGSIDFIVNIPPDDLPRLKQSPDVTVLEQPGMHVWYVVFNCRREPFNKKEVRQAVNYAINKEAIVNELLKGTGVLAKGPLPPVVWGYTDDVLEYRYDPAKAKELLAQAGYPNGFKVTFWVPESGSGMQQPKAMGAAIQADLRAVGIEAEIQTFEWGTYLDKVLGNPDELPEMFEMSWIGDNGDPDNFLFILLSGDAWPPNGFNMGYYKNEQVDELLRQAQRLNDRAEREQLYQQALKLLVEDAPWAWIDHETQIVAMKKFIQGFKLHPTGVFRFQNVTLASS; from the coding sequence ATGCAGAAGAAACAACGCGTGACACGGCGAGAGATGCTCCGTTTCGCCGCTGGTGGTGCCGTCGCGGTAGCGACGAGCGGGCTCCTTCTGGCTTGTGGCGGTGGCAGCCGGGAGACTCCTGTGCCGAGCGGTGCGACCCCGGCGAGTTCCCCGGTGGCGCAGGGCTCACCAGCGGGTGCCGGGAAGACGACCATCGTCGTCGGACTCCAGGCTGAGCCAGTGACCCTCGATCCGCACCAGGTGACCGACTACAACACGGGTCGTGCCGTCGATCCCATGTTCGAGCGTCTCGTGCGCTTCAAGGACGAGAGTACCGAACTGGAACCCGGACTCGCGGAGAGGTGGGATATCAGTGACGATGGCTTGACCTACCGGTTCTCGCTCCGCCAGGGTGTGACGTTCCACGACGGAACACCGTTCGATGCCGACGCGGTCGCCTTCAGCATCCTCCGGCAGATCGATCCGAACCACCCCTATCACGATACTGGCGAGTTCGCCTATGCAGAGTTCACTTTTGGGAAGGTGCAGTCGGTCAAAGCTGTCGACCCGCAGACGGTCGAGATCGTGTTGAAAGAGCCCTATGCGCCGTTCTTGTCCAATGTCGCGATCCACGCAGCGTCGATCGTCAGCCCGGCTGCCGTGCAGAAGTACGGTCGTGACTTCTCGAAGAACCCGGTCGGTACTGGCCCCTTCCGTTTCGTCGAGTGGAAGCCCGGAGTCGAGGTCATCCTGGAGCGTAACCCCAACTGGTGGGGTGGGCAACCGCAGGTCGAGCGCTTGATCTTCCGCCCGATCATCGAGGATCGGGCTCGTCTCACCGAGTTCGAGGCAGGTTCGATCGACTTCATCGTGAACATCCCACCTGATGACTTGCCGCGCCTCAAGCAGTCGCCGGACGTGACGGTACTCGAGCAGCCGGGCATGCACGTCTGGTACGTCGTCTTCAACTGCCGTCGCGAACCGTTCAACAAAAAGGAAGTGCGGCAGGCTGTCAACTATGCGATCAATAAAGAGGCAATCGTCAACGAACTCCTCAAGGGCACCGGTGTCCTGGCCAAGGGGCCACTTCCGCCGGTTGTCTGGGGTTACACCGATGACGTGCTCGAGTACCGCTACGATCCGGCCAAAGCGAAGGAACTCCTGGCCCAAGCGGGATACCCGAACGGATTCAAGGTGACCTTCTGGGTTCCAGAGTCCGGATCCGGGATGCAGCAACCCAAAGCGATGGGCGCTGCGATCCAAGCTGATCTCCGCGCAGTTGGTATCGAGGCGGAGATCCAGACGTTCGAGTGGGGGACGTATCTCGACAAGGTGCTGGGCAATCCGGACGAGCTTCCCGAGATGTTCGAGATGTCCTGGATCGGCGACAACGGCGATCCTGACAACTTCCTCTTTATTCTCTTGAGCGGTGATGCCTGGCCGCCGAACGGCTTCAACATGGGCTATTACAAGAACGAGCAGGTCGACGAGCTCCTGCGGCAGGCACAGCGTCTCAACGATCGCGCCGAGCGCGAGCAGTTGTATCAGCAAGCGCTCAAACTTCTGGTTGAGGATGCTCCGTGGGCGTGGATCGACCACGAGACGCAGATCGTGGCGATGAAGAAGTTCATCCAGGGCTTCAAACTGCATCCGACCGGCGTGTTCCGGTTCCAGAACGTGACTCTGGCCAGCAGCTGA
- a CDS encoding ABC transporter ATP-binding protein → MIERRQSLNEPVLSVRDLVIQYEGAGGVVQAVRGVRFDLAPDESLAVIGESGCGKTTLGLALMGLLPKSARIAAGQILYRTRDGRVSDVVRLSGRELRDFRWKECAMVFQGALNAFNPVLKIWDQVLDTARAHGLRDRTRVREQCERLLRLVQLDPDRVLQSYPHELSGGMRQRVMIALSLLLEPRLVIYDEPTTALDILTQRAIIEVLRSLRQELGFAMVFISHDLPLAAELADRVATMYAGRIVELAPVRDLFYRPRHPYTRGLLLAVPPVSGPLTTVASLPGSPPSLAELPPGCSFAPRCELATDRCRSEDPPLCTVGADHWSACHYWSAVSLDRRTERLGGASHA, encoded by the coding sequence GTGATCGAGAGGCGGCAATCGCTGAACGAACCGGTACTCTCGGTGCGTGACCTCGTGATCCAGTACGAGGGAGCGGGTGGGGTCGTCCAAGCGGTGCGCGGTGTGCGCTTCGACCTCGCGCCCGACGAGAGTCTCGCGGTGATCGGCGAGAGTGGCTGTGGGAAGACGACGCTCGGCCTCGCGCTCATGGGGTTGCTCCCGAAGAGTGCCCGGATCGCCGCTGGGCAGATCCTCTATCGCACGCGCGACGGTCGGGTCTCTGACGTCGTCCGCCTCTCTGGCAGGGAGCTCCGCGATTTTCGCTGGAAAGAATGCGCGATGGTGTTCCAAGGAGCCCTGAACGCCTTCAATCCCGTCCTCAAGATTTGGGACCAGGTGTTGGACACCGCGAGAGCACACGGCCTCCGCGACCGCACACGCGTCCGCGAGCAGTGCGAGCGGCTGCTCCGGCTCGTCCAGCTCGATCCCGATCGGGTCTTGCAGTCCTATCCGCACGAACTGAGCGGGGGCATGCGCCAGCGCGTCATGATCGCCTTGAGTCTGCTGCTGGAGCCACGCCTCGTCATTTACGACGAGCCGACGACTGCTCTCGACATCCTCACCCAGCGCGCGATCATCGAGGTCCTTCGCTCGCTCCGGCAGGAACTCGGCTTCGCGATGGTGTTCATCTCGCACGATCTCCCGCTCGCTGCCGAACTGGCTGATCGCGTCGCGACGATGTACGCGGGCCGCATCGTCGAGCTGGCTCCGGTCCGCGACCTGTTCTATCGACCACGGCATCCGTATACGCGGGGACTCCTCCTCGCGGTGCCGCCGGTGAGCGGCCCACTCACGACGGTTGCTTCTCTCCCCGGTTCACCACCGAGCCTCGCGGAGCTCCCCCCTGGCTGTAGCTTCGCACCGCGCTGCGAGCTGGCGACGGACCGCTGCCGAAGCGAAGATCCGCCTCTCTGCACGGTGGGTGCGGACCACTGGAGCGCATGTCACTACTGGTCAGCGGTGTCTCTCGATCGACGGACGGAGCGACTGGGAGGAGCCAGTCATGCCTGA
- a CDS encoding ABC transporter ATP-binding protein: protein MPEPLLELHGVSVHFRRGRTLLRAVEEVSFHLEPGDVLCLVGESGSGKTTLGKVAAGLLRPTSGSVRYRGQDVWRLPANAFRSFRRAVQIVHQDPYASLNPIRTVADTLVAPLLHHGIARNRADAVERAARLLELVDLVPPEQFLPKYPHQLSGGQRQRVSIARALTVGPELIVADEATSMVDVSIRVSLLHTLRRLREELGVAFLFITHDLAMAKYFAWQGRIAVLYLGRVVELGPTPSVIGHPLHPYTQALLAALPEPDPELTRQKAKLLLRSLDIPSLANLPAGCPFHPRCLHFVAGLCDVERPLLDAVDGQRAVACHIVRQERTGSDGLRSSMEVPTPGNDERLSLERG from the coding sequence ATGCCTGAGCCGCTCCTGGAGCTGCACGGCGTTTCCGTCCACTTCCGGCGCGGCCGGACGCTCCTCCGTGCGGTCGAGGAGGTCTCGTTCCATCTGGAACCAGGTGATGTGCTGTGTCTGGTCGGTGAGAGCGGTTCTGGAAAGACGACGCTCGGCAAGGTCGCTGCTGGTCTCCTCCGGCCGACATCCGGGAGCGTCCGGTATCGCGGACAGGATGTCTGGCGCCTCCCGGCGAACGCATTCCGCAGTTTCCGCCGCGCCGTGCAGATCGTCCACCAGGACCCGTACGCTTCCCTGAACCCGATCCGCACGGTCGCGGATACATTGGTTGCGCCGCTGCTCCATCATGGCATCGCTCGGAACCGGGCCGATGCCGTCGAGCGGGCTGCGCGCTTGCTCGAGCTCGTCGATCTCGTTCCCCCCGAACAGTTCCTCCCCAAGTACCCGCATCAGCTGAGCGGCGGACAGCGTCAGCGCGTCTCGATCGCCCGTGCACTGACCGTCGGGCCCGAGCTGATCGTCGCCGACGAAGCCACCTCGATGGTCGATGTCTCGATCCGGGTGAGTCTTCTCCATACGCTGCGCCGTCTCCGGGAGGAGCTGGGAGTTGCGTTCCTCTTCATTACGCACGACCTGGCGATGGCCAAGTACTTCGCCTGGCAGGGCCGGATCGCCGTCCTCTACCTTGGCCGAGTCGTCGAGCTCGGCCCGACGCCGAGCGTGATCGGTCATCCGCTCCACCCCTATACCCAGGCGCTCCTCGCGGCCCTTCCCGAACCGGATCCCGAGCTCACCCGCCAGAAGGCGAAGCTGCTCCTGCGGAGCCTGGATATTCCCAGCTTGGCCAACCTTCCTGCCGGATGCCCGTTTCACCCGCGTTGCCTCCACTTCGTCGCTGGGCTCTGCGACGTGGAGCGGCCCCTACTCGACGCAGTGGACGGACAGCGTGCGGTCGCCTGCCACATCGTCCGACAGGAGCGGACCGGGTCCGACGGGCTGCGGTCGAGCATGGAAGTGCCGACACCGGGCAACGACGAGCGTCTTTCGTTGGAGAGGGGGTGA
- a CDS encoding ABC transporter permease: protein MEAVRQFPLTRSRRSSQSAWRRFLQDRWAVAALLFLAVLAIMTVVGPTLAPYDPLQTSLGMRLKPPGTPGHPLGTDELGRDVLSRLLYGARPSIGVGFAAVGVAMLIGVPIGLLAGYFGGLFDTIVSRIVDVLLAFPYVLLAIAVVAALGPGLFNAMLAVGIAGVPYYVRIVRASALALRDQEFIQASRALGAGHGRILFRHVLPNALSPLIVAATLDVGWMITAAAGLSFLGLGAQPPQPEWGVMLSDGRQYVGVAPHLALVPGFAIFSVVLALNLVGDGLRDALDPRLRGVTARE from the coding sequence ATGGAGGCAGTACGGCAGTTCCCACTCACGAGGAGTCGACGGTCTTCCCAGAGTGCGTGGCGACGGTTCCTCCAGGATCGCTGGGCAGTCGCAGCGCTTCTGTTCCTCGCGGTTCTCGCGATCATGACCGTTGTCGGCCCGACGCTTGCACCCTACGATCCACTCCAGACGAGCCTCGGTATGCGACTCAAGCCACCTGGTACCCCAGGCCATCCCCTCGGCACTGACGAGCTCGGTCGTGACGTGCTGAGCCGGCTCCTGTACGGCGCGCGCCCCTCCATCGGTGTCGGTTTCGCAGCTGTCGGTGTCGCTATGCTCATTGGTGTGCCGATCGGGTTGCTCGCTGGCTACTTCGGTGGGCTGTTCGATACGATCGTCTCCCGTATCGTCGACGTGCTGCTCGCTTTCCCCTACGTGCTCCTCGCCATTGCGGTCGTCGCTGCGCTCGGCCCAGGCCTCTTCAATGCGATGTTGGCGGTCGGGATCGCCGGCGTGCCCTACTATGTCCGCATCGTCCGAGCGAGTGCGCTCGCGCTCCGTGACCAGGAATTCATCCAGGCGAGTCGTGCGCTCGGTGCTGGCCACGGACGCATTCTGTTCCGCCACGTCTTGCCGAATGCCTTGTCACCGTTGATCGTGGCAGCGACACTCGACGTGGGCTGGATGATCACGGCGGCTGCCGGTCTGAGCTTCCTGGGGCTCGGTGCGCAGCCTCCGCAGCCGGAGTGGGGCGTCATGCTGAGCGACGGGCGACAATATGTCGGTGTCGCTCCCCATCTCGCGTTGGTGCCCGGTTTCGCTATCTTCAGCGTCGTCCTCGCCCTGAACCTGGTCGGCGATGGCTTGCGGGATGCGCTCGACCCGCGGCTACGCGGTGTGACGGCGCGGGAATGA
- a CDS encoding ABC transporter permease yields the protein MSSILLRYLPWTLFSAGLGLFCSFVLGLSLGMLMAYRRGGVIDHLLTALGSFFQAVPNYLVAIVLIVFLGVQLGWLPVTKMRGAVSPGLQPGLTVAFVTDVLYHAALPVLTYVLTTIGSWMLLMKSSTLSTLEEDYVTVARARGLSDGRIMRAYVGRNAVLPLFAQVAIAAGFVVGGSVVIERIFVYEGIGFVLLDAINRRDYPLMQAIFLVITVSVIGANLLADLLYSRLDPRIRRQTAEGDR from the coding sequence GTGTCCTCGATTCTCCTCCGGTACCTTCCCTGGACACTTTTCAGCGCTGGTCTCGGGCTGTTCTGCAGCTTTGTCCTGGGACTCTCGCTCGGTATGCTCATGGCCTACCGGCGTGGTGGCGTGATCGATCACCTGCTGACTGCTCTCGGCTCGTTCTTTCAAGCCGTGCCGAACTACCTGGTCGCCATCGTGTTGATCGTCTTCCTCGGGGTGCAGCTCGGGTGGCTGCCGGTGACCAAGATGCGCGGAGCGGTGTCCCCCGGTCTGCAACCGGGACTGACGGTGGCGTTCGTCACTGACGTGCTCTACCACGCGGCGCTGCCGGTCCTTACCTACGTCCTCACGACGATCGGCTCGTGGATGTTGCTGATGAAGTCGTCGACGCTCTCCACCCTCGAGGAAGACTACGTCACGGTCGCTCGGGCACGCGGACTCTCCGATGGGCGCATCATGCGCGCCTACGTCGGCCGCAATGCTGTCCTCCCACTGTTCGCGCAAGTAGCGATCGCTGCAGGATTCGTGGTCGGTGGCTCAGTCGTCATCGAGCGGATTTTCGTCTACGAAGGGATCGGTTTCGTGCTCCTCGACGCCATCAATCGCCGTGATTACCCCTTGATGCAGGCGATCTTTCTCGTGATCACGGTCTCCGTCATCGGTGCCAATCTCCTGGCTGATCTGCTGTACAGTCGGCTCGATCCACGGATCCGGCGGCAGACTGCGGAGGGCGACCGATGA
- a CDS encoding DUF1028 domain-containing protein encodes MQPSTFSIVAVDLATGELGVAVASKFLAVGAVVPWARAGVGAVATQSYANVSYGPTGLELMAAGYSAGETLARLLADDPERELRQVGIVDARGGTATFTGSACHAWAGGRTGPGYAVQGNILTGPEVVDAMVRAFEMTEGPLAARLLAALAAGDAAGGDRRGKQSAALLVVKERGGYGGYTDRFIDLRVDDHPEPVAELQRLYGIWRLYFEKPKPEDRLPLEGAVLVELQELMRTLGYYQGPAHGQWDEATRRAYTTLIGNENFEERIPLDADWIDRAVLEYLRDLARRRQG; translated from the coding sequence ATGCAGCCCTCGACCTTTTCGATCGTCGCGGTCGATCTGGCGACCGGTGAACTGGGAGTCGCGGTCGCCTCCAAGTTCCTCGCCGTCGGTGCCGTCGTCCCCTGGGCGCGTGCCGGCGTCGGCGCCGTCGCCACCCAGTCCTATGCGAACGTCTCCTACGGGCCGACCGGCCTCGAGCTCATGGCAGCTGGCTATTCGGCTGGCGAGACGCTCGCTCGTCTTCTCGCCGACGACCCGGAACGCGAGTTGCGCCAGGTCGGCATCGTCGATGCGCGCGGTGGCACGGCGACCTTCACCGGGAGTGCCTGTCACGCGTGGGCTGGTGGCCGCACGGGGCCGGGATACGCTGTCCAGGGGAACATCCTCACTGGCCCGGAGGTCGTCGACGCGATGGTTCGTGCCTTCGAGATGACCGAGGGCCCACTGGCAGCGCGTCTTCTGGCAGCGCTGGCGGCTGGCGACGCAGCGGGCGGAGACCGGCGTGGGAAACAATCCGCTGCGCTCCTCGTCGTCAAGGAGCGCGGTGGCTACGGCGGCTACACCGATCGCTTCATCGACCTCCGGGTCGACGATCACCCCGAGCCGGTCGCTGAACTCCAGCGTCTGTACGGAATCTGGCGCCTCTATTTCGAGAAGCCGAAGCCAGAAGACCGCCTCCCGCTCGAAGGTGCCGTGCTCGTCGAGCTCCAGGAGCTCATGCGCACTCTCGGCTACTACCAGGGGCCAGCGCACGGCCAGTGGGACGAGGCGACGCGCCGCGCGTATACCACACTCATCGGCAACGAGAACTTCGAGGAGCGGATCCCGCTCGATGCCGACTGGATCGACCGGGCTGTCCTCGAGTACCTGCGCGACCTCGCTCGCCGGCGGCAGGGGTGA
- a CDS encoding GntR family transcriptional regulator — MAGWFDPSNGVPKYRQLQHVLEEMIVGLRPGEPIPPERELEQRFGVSRVTVRQALHQLVLAGRLERVQGKGTFVARPKLEQVLALTSFSEEMIQRGMRPGSRMLGVRTVAAPADLAGLLDCAVGQPLIELRRLRLADDEPMALETVYLSAERFPALLEADLTDRSLYAWLGERYGVELAHARQTIEATVLGPEEARLLEVPVGTPAFRLERVTYDRRDRPVEFVRSLYRGDRYKLYARLERPRFGVERVDQR, encoded by the coding sequence GTGGCCGGCTGGTTCGACCCGTCCAATGGGGTTCCCAAGTATCGCCAGCTCCAGCATGTGCTCGAGGAGATGATCGTGGGGCTGCGACCCGGCGAACCGATCCCGCCGGAGCGGGAACTGGAGCAGCGGTTCGGCGTAAGTCGCGTCACCGTGCGCCAAGCATTGCATCAGCTCGTCCTGGCCGGCCGCCTCGAGCGTGTGCAAGGAAAGGGTACCTTCGTCGCCCGGCCGAAACTCGAGCAGGTCCTCGCGTTGACGTCCTTTTCCGAGGAGATGATCCAGCGCGGGATGCGTCCGGGGAGTCGCATGCTCGGCGTGCGCACTGTCGCGGCTCCGGCGGACCTGGCCGGCCTCCTCGACTGTGCGGTCGGGCAACCGCTCATCGAGCTGCGCCGTCTGCGGCTCGCGGATGACGAGCCCATGGCCTTGGAGACGGTGTACCTGTCTGCTGAACGCTTTCCAGCGTTGCTCGAAGCCGATCTGACCGATCGGTCGCTCTATGCCTGGCTCGGCGAGCGATACGGAGTCGAGCTTGCGCACGCACGGCAGACGATCGAGGCGACGGTGCTGGGTCCGGAGGAAGCCCGCTTGCTGGAGGTTCCGGTAGGGACGCCAGCCTTTCGGCTCGAGCGCGTGACCTACGATCGCCGTGATCGACCCGTCGAGTTCGTCCGGAGCCTCTATCGCGGCGATCGGTACAAGTTGTACGCCCGCCTCGAACGACCCCGGTTCGGTGTCGAGAGGGTGGACCAGCGGTGA
- a CDS encoding ABC transporter permease — MSVHNTLPRRQRSVLELLVAWLADLFRHDEAGFLGLVSVVFFVGLAVLGPLVVPEPGKPDVTKIYQPPSLEHPLGTDYEGRDVLTQVLRGGRSIILVAVLAALLSTAIAITFGSLAAYLGGVVDSVTGLVTDVVLTVPQFPLLVVLSAFVKLDRPWLLALLIGLLSWPTLLRAVRAQVLSLKEREYVEAARALGLSTFHILFREILPNMAPYIVMSFTIGVTAAMYAQVGLYFLGLAPLAGENWGIMLNLA; from the coding sequence ATGAGCGTCCACAACACGCTGCCGCGTCGTCAGCGATCGGTGCTGGAACTCCTTGTTGCCTGGCTCGCTGATCTCTTCCGGCACGACGAGGCTGGTTTCCTCGGTCTCGTGAGTGTGGTGTTCTTCGTCGGCCTCGCGGTGCTCGGACCCCTGGTCGTCCCCGAGCCGGGGAAACCGGACGTCACGAAGATCTACCAACCGCCGAGTCTCGAACACCCGCTCGGAACGGACTACGAGGGGCGTGATGTCCTGACCCAGGTCCTCCGCGGTGGTCGCTCGATCATCCTGGTCGCCGTCTTGGCAGCCCTGTTGTCGACCGCGATCGCCATCACGTTCGGTTCTCTGGCAGCCTACCTCGGTGGGGTCGTCGACTCGGTTACCGGGCTCGTGACCGATGTGGTCTTGACAGTCCCGCAGTTTCCCTTGCTCGTCGTCCTCTCCGCCTTCGTCAAGCTCGATCGCCCCTGGTTGCTCGCGCTCCTGATCGGTCTCCTCTCCTGGCCGACACTCCTCCGAGCAGTGCGTGCGCAGGTGCTCTCCCTCAAGGAACGGGAGTACGTCGAAGCGGCACGAGCGCTCGGCTTGAGTACCTTCCATATTTTGTTCCGCGAGATTCTGCCCAATATGGCCCCCTATATCGTCATGAGCTTCACCATCGGGGTCACCGCGGCGATGTATGCCCAGGTCGGTCTCTACTTCCTGGGGCTGGCACCGCTCGCTGGTGAAAACTGGGGAATCATGCTCAACCTCGCCTGA
- a CDS encoding ABC transporter permease, translating to MVAFLIRRILGLVLVWLGVTILVFSIMHLAPGDPALIILGPKATAESLARLRHELGLDRPLPVQYLRWLGNVLQGDFGRSLQLKRDVSELLWTRFRATALLATAATVIAVAIGLTAGVVSATRQYSVWDRAAMLLALLGFCLPVFWLGLILQIGLAYRLPLFPVSGMNAPGQSGFLDTLHHLVLPAVTLGIGPAAVIARMTRSSVLEVIRQDFVRTARAKGLAERVVILRHVLRNALIPVLTIVGLQVGYLFGGAVLVEMVFSWPGLGLLMVNGILARDFPVVQGAVLVVATTYVLVNLLVDVLYTVVDPRVRT from the coding sequence ATGGTCGCGTTTCTGATCCGTCGCATCCTCGGGCTCGTCCTGGTCTGGCTGGGTGTGACGATCTTGGTTTTCTCCATCATGCATCTCGCTCCGGGTGACCCCGCCCTGATCATTCTCGGGCCGAAGGCGACGGCGGAATCGCTGGCTCGCCTCCGTCATGAACTGGGACTCGACCGACCGCTGCCGGTCCAGTACCTGCGCTGGCTCGGAAACGTCCTGCAAGGCGACTTCGGACGATCCCTCCAGCTCAAGCGGGACGTCTCCGAGTTGCTCTGGACGCGTTTTCGGGCCACCGCTCTGCTCGCGACAGCAGCGACCGTGATCGCTGTCGCGATCGGCTTGACCGCTGGTGTCGTCTCGGCGACCCGGCAATACAGTGTCTGGGATCGCGCGGCGATGCTCTTGGCCTTGCTCGGTTTCTGCCTTCCCGTCTTCTGGCTCGGTTTGATCCTGCAGATTGGACTGGCCTATCGGCTGCCGCTCTTCCCGGTCTCTGGGATGAATGCGCCGGGCCAGTCCGGGTTCCTCGATACGCTCCATCATCTCGTCCTTCCGGCAGTCACGCTGGGTATCGGCCCCGCTGCCGTGATCGCCCGGATGACCCGCTCGAGCGTGCTCGAGGTCATCCGACAGGACTTCGTTCGGACGGCCCGCGCCAAGGGACTGGCCGAGCGTGTCGTGATCCTTCGGCATGTCCTCCGCAATGCGCTCATCCCGGTCCTGACCATCGTCGGCCTCCAGGTCGGCTACCTCTTCGGTGGCGCGGTGCTCGTCGAGATGGTCTTCTCGTGGCCCGGCCTCGGGCTTCTCATGGTCAACGGCATCCTGGCGCGCGACTTTCCGGTTGTCCAGGGTGCGGTGCTGGTCGTCGCGACGACGTACGTGCTCGTCAATCTTCTGGTCGACGTGCTGTACACGGTTGTGGATCCGCGTGTCCGGACCTGA